The Nonlabens spongiae genome contains a region encoding:
- a CDS encoding Panacea domain-containing protein, with product MKSIIEEHLVILHSLLFLLNRAEKPIGRHKLFKMMYFAEKKSLATYGRPLTTDRYVAMKYGPVPSIAYRFIQTLEGNDNYMSDYIPFLSSHLELMNDHKVSAKSHYDPDELSQSDIQFLEESFDENYHLSFTELTEKSHDLAWNSADKNTNMSTYEIAKAAGATDDTISYLLEFLELQKSSLITRAS from the coding sequence ATGAAGTCAATCATCGAAGAACATTTAGTAATTCTTCATTCACTTTTATTTCTATTGAACAGGGCTGAAAAACCTATTGGCAGACACAAACTTTTTAAGATGATGTACTTTGCTGAGAAGAAAAGTTTAGCCACGTATGGTAGACCATTGACTACAGATCGGTATGTAGCTATGAAGTATGGTCCTGTTCCCTCAATAGCTTATCGCTTTATCCAAACCTTAGAAGGAAACGACAATTATATGTCAGATTATATACCTTTTCTTTCTTCTCATTTAGAGTTAATGAATGACCATAAGGTATCGGCAAAGTCTCATTATGATCCTGATGAATTATCACAATCTGATATTCAGTTCCTAGAAGAGAGTTTTGATGAAAATTATCACCTTAGCTTTACTGAACTTACAGAAAAATCTCATGATTTAGCTTGGAATTCTGCTGACAAAAATACTAACATGAGTACTTATGAAATAGCAAAGGCAGCGGGTGCAACCGATGATACTATCTCGTATTTATTAGAATTTT